A window of the Opitutaceae bacterium genome harbors these coding sequences:
- a CDS encoding alpha-glucuronidase family glycosyl hydrolase, with the protein MDRIRNDSDRIIRRAGRLPFRESGRVVSLLALLTVSVVNACAAGPEDGYELWMRYRPLADDASRSLYSSRLRTVTLATPTGADSPTLAAARQELADGLKGILDLEPRILLVRSETNESLGSDGFTISPDLDEGIRIAANSGTGVLYGAFALLRRIQTGRNPDETVTSVPRIQRRLLNHWDNLNRFVERGYAGSSLWEWFHLPGIRSARYRDYARACASIGLNGTVLTNVNADALILTPQYMERVAALADEFRPYGIRVYLTARFSAPIQIGGLPTADPFDPDVRAWWQSKINAIYAHVPDFGGFLVKANSEGQPGPQEYGRTQADGANMLAEALAPHEGIVIWRAFVYQADNKEDRVKQASSEFDPLDGKFHANVVVQIKNGPLDFMPREPFHPLFGSLKDTNLAPEFQITQEYLGGSVHLAYLGPMWKEVLEADTFAAGPGSTVARVADGSLRKRPLSAMAGVANTGTDRNWTGHPLAQANWYAFGRLAWDHTLTAEAIAEEWTRMTFSNDEAVVRPMVDLLMGSRETVVNFSMPLGLHHIMAEGHHYGPGPWVTHERADWSAPYYHQADEIGLGADRTVTGSNALEDYAPELQKLWGDQARCPENLLLWFHHVPWDHPMKSGRTLWDELCLRYQQGVDEVRAMQASWNQLKGRIDDRRHTDVSERLIRQESDAREWRDACLLYFQQFSRRPLPAGVEPPEHDLEFYRSARLRYVPGHPGDQ; encoded by the coding sequence ATGGACCGGATACGCAATGATTCCGACCGAATCATCCGTCGGGCCGGCCGGTTGCCTTTCCGGGAATCCGGGCGCGTCGTCTCCCTGCTGGCCTTGCTGACCGTGTCCGTTGTGAACGCGTGTGCCGCCGGCCCGGAGGACGGCTACGAGCTCTGGATGCGTTATCGCCCTCTGGCGGATGACGCCTCCCGGTCTCTGTACTCCTCCCGGCTCCGCACCGTCACCCTGGCCACTCCGACCGGAGCCGATTCTCCCACCCTCGCGGCGGCCCGGCAGGAACTGGCGGACGGTCTCAAGGGCATCCTTGATCTTGAACCCCGGATTCTGCTTGTCCGCTCCGAAACGAACGAGAGTCTCGGCAGCGACGGTTTTACCATTTCACCGGACCTCGATGAGGGTATCCGCATCGCCGCCAATAGCGGGACCGGAGTGCTCTACGGCGCGTTCGCCCTCCTCAGGCGCATCCAGACCGGCCGGAATCCTGATGAAACCGTCACGAGCGTACCCCGGATCCAGCGCCGCCTGCTCAATCACTGGGACAATCTCAACCGCTTCGTCGAGCGTGGTTATGCGGGTTCATCACTCTGGGAGTGGTTCCACCTGCCGGGTATCCGCAGTGCCCGTTACCGGGACTACGCCCGGGCCTGCGCCTCAATCGGGCTCAACGGAACCGTCCTGACCAACGTCAACGCCGACGCCCTTATCCTGACTCCGCAGTATATGGAAAGAGTCGCCGCGTTGGCCGACGAGTTCCGCCCCTACGGCATCCGCGTTTACCTGACCGCGCGATTCAGCGCTCCGATCCAGATCGGCGGCCTCCCAACCGCCGATCCGTTCGACCCGGATGTCCGGGCCTGGTGGCAGTCCAAGATCAACGCAATCTATGCCCACGTACCGGATTTCGGCGGATTTCTCGTCAAGGCCAACTCCGAAGGGCAACCCGGACCACAGGAATACGGGCGGACCCAGGCCGACGGGGCCAATATGCTGGCGGAAGCCCTGGCGCCGCACGAAGGTATTGTGATCTGGAGGGCATTTGTTTACCAGGCGGACAACAAGGAAGACCGGGTCAAACAGGCTTCAAGCGAGTTCGATCCTCTCGACGGCAAGTTCCACGCGAACGTCGTCGTTCAGATCAAGAATGGTCCGCTCGATTTCATGCCCCGCGAGCCGTTTCATCCGCTCTTCGGAAGCCTGAAGGACACCAATCTTGCTCCGGAATTCCAGATCACCCAGGAATACCTCGGCGGCTCGGTCCATCTGGCCTACCTGGGCCCCATGTGGAAGGAAGTCCTCGAAGCGGACACCTTTGCCGCCGGTCCCGGCTCAACCGTTGCCCGGGTGGCTGACGGCTCGCTGCGCAAGCGGCCCCTGAGCGCCATGGCCGGAGTGGCCAATACCGGGACCGATCGCAACTGGACCGGACATCCGCTGGCCCAGGCCAACTGGTATGCCTTCGGCCGCCTCGCCTGGGACCACACCCTTACCGCTGAGGCGATTGCGGAGGAGTGGACCCGGATGACCTTCTCCAACGACGAAGCCGTCGTCCGACCGATGGTGGACCTGCTCATGGGATCACGGGAAACGGTGGTCAATTTCTCGATGCCCCTGGGCCTGCACCACATCATGGCGGAGGGTCACCATTACGGGCCCGGCCCGTGGGTCACCCATGAACGCGCCGACTGGTCCGCTCCCTACTACCACCAGGCCGATGAAATCGGTCTCGGTGCCGACCGGACGGTGACCGGCTCCAACGCCCTCGAGGACTACGCGCCCGAGCTTCAGAAGCTCTGGGGCGACCAGGCAAGGTGCCCGGAAAACCTCCTCCTCTGGTTCCATCACGTCCCCTGGGATCATCCGATGAAGTCCGGCCGCACTCTCTGGGATGAACTCTGTCTGCGCTACCAGCAGGGAGTCGACGAGGTCAGGGCCATGCAGGCCTCCTGGAACCAGCTGAAGGGCCGGATCGACGATCGGCGCCATACCGACGTCTCCGAAAGGCTGATACGCCAGGAGTCGGACGCCCGCGAATGGCGGGATGCCTGCCTGCTCTATTTTCAGCAGTTCTCCCGGCGCCCGCTCCCCGCCGGGGTCGAGCCCCCCGAACACGACCTGGAGTTCTACCGCTCGGCCAGACTGCGCTACGTGCCGGGGCATCCGGGGGACCAATAA
- a CDS encoding glycoside hydrolase family 52 protein — protein sequence MPNLKTSRSEHYHAQHSPLGAFASFTVGLPENTGGFGYALRGPANQNVYVGFRESGGKPWRLLPFFKPQASLEGTFTGEAASVRSNPHYRPLTARQISRSLGWASDTWSTRDGRFSFSLLSPFGETPDPAGISKEEARLSFSPHINGWIEMDNRKGKDPVELILGVGDPDRLFRPLEDARSDLKGFACGTEFGFATPPSSRAEARQGFDIFNPNQRDHRGLLLIGGECGLVFTVAAGKKRRFPLVLGFFQNGCATTGIETTYAYTKWFANLEEVLAHGLSMRTHYERLAARRDRELERSGLTADQKFLIAQGTHSYLGNSQLLWNSNGPLYVVNEGEYRMMNTFDLAVDQMFFELCWFPWAVRNILDQFVARYSYEDRVKLSPTRSAPGGLSFTHDMGVMNNFTPKGYSSYECVELTGCFSQMTMEQLLNWVLTAITYAIHTNDIRWLKKQEATLLACAESIRRRDHPIPAKRDGIMKFDSSRCGKTGAEITTYDSLDVSLGQARNNLYLVVKTLGAWILLEAAFKRLRRPGPSRDARKSAGQLAQTLIGKFSEEDGCFPAVFENNNTSRIIPAIEGFLYPLFLGLRDATDRRGRFADLHDRLARHLRTILRKGVCLDATSGGWKMSSTSTNTWFSKIALSQHIIRSIYPETMSRAAARADSVHAEWQRQAGCGAFAMCDQIRSDSGITCGSRYYPRGVTAVLWMNETKTTRRQ from the coding sequence ATGCCCAATCTTAAAACAAGCCGCTCCGAACACTATCACGCTCAGCATTCGCCTCTTGGCGCATTCGCCAGCTTCACCGTGGGACTTCCCGAGAATACCGGAGGTTTTGGGTATGCCCTCCGGGGACCGGCCAACCAGAACGTCTATGTGGGTTTCCGCGAGAGTGGAGGCAAACCCTGGCGTCTTCTGCCTTTCTTCAAGCCGCAGGCCTCGCTTGAGGGGACCTTTACCGGGGAAGCGGCCTCGGTCCGCTCCAATCCACATTATCGTCCCCTGACCGCCCGCCAGATCTCCCGATCCCTCGGTTGGGCCAGCGACACCTGGTCGACCCGGGACGGACGATTCTCTTTCAGCCTGCTCAGTCCGTTCGGGGAGACCCCCGATCCTGCGGGGATCTCCAAGGAGGAGGCCCGCCTCAGCTTCTCGCCTCACATCAACGGCTGGATCGAAATGGACAACCGCAAAGGGAAGGATCCGGTCGAGTTGATCCTCGGTGTCGGCGATCCCGATCGCCTCTTCCGCCCGCTTGAGGACGCGCGGAGTGATCTGAAGGGATTCGCCTGCGGGACAGAGTTCGGGTTTGCCACCCCTCCCTCATCCCGTGCGGAAGCCCGTCAGGGTTTCGACATCTTCAATCCGAATCAGAGGGACCACCGCGGTCTTCTCCTGATCGGCGGAGAATGCGGACTCGTCTTCACGGTCGCCGCCGGCAAAAAGAGGCGGTTCCCCCTGGTTCTCGGGTTCTTCCAGAACGGTTGCGCCACCACCGGGATCGAGACGACCTACGCCTACACGAAGTGGTTCGCGAACCTCGAGGAGGTCCTCGCTCACGGGTTGTCCATGCGGACCCACTACGAACGGTTGGCCGCCCGACGGGACCGGGAACTCGAGCGATCCGGGCTGACGGCCGACCAGAAGTTCCTCATCGCCCAGGGCACGCACAGTTACCTCGGCAACAGCCAGCTGCTCTGGAACAGCAACGGGCCTCTCTACGTGGTCAACGAAGGCGAGTACCGCATGATGAACACCTTCGATCTGGCCGTCGACCAGATGTTCTTCGAGCTGTGCTGGTTCCCGTGGGCGGTTCGCAACATCCTCGATCAGTTTGTCGCACGGTATTCCTACGAAGATCGGGTGAAGCTTTCCCCGACCCGTTCCGCACCCGGTGGCCTCTCCTTCACCCACGACATGGGGGTGATGAACAACTTCACCCCGAAGGGCTATTCGAGCTATGAATGCGTCGAACTGACCGGCTGCTTCAGCCAGATGACGATGGAGCAATTGCTCAACTGGGTTCTCACCGCCATCACCTACGCCATTCACACGAACGACATCAGGTGGCTGAAAAAGCAGGAGGCGACCCTCCTGGCGTGCGCGGAGAGCATCCGGCGCCGCGATCACCCGATACCGGCGAAACGGGACGGGATCATGAAATTCGACAGCTCCAGGTGCGGAAAGACCGGCGCGGAGATCACCACCTATGACAGCCTCGATGTCAGCCTTGGGCAGGCGCGCAACAACCTCTACCTCGTAGTCAAGACCCTCGGCGCCTGGATTCTGCTCGAAGCGGCCTTCAAACGGCTCCGTCGACCCGGACCATCCCGGGACGCGCGGAAGTCCGCCGGCCAATTGGCCCAAACCCTCATCGGCAAGTTCTCGGAAGAGGACGGCTGCTTCCCCGCCGTTTTCGAAAACAACAACACCTCGCGCATCATTCCAGCCATTGAAGGATTCCTCTACCCTCTCTTCCTGGGTCTTCGCGATGCGACGGATCGCCGCGGACGATTTGCCGACCTCCATGATCGCCTTGCCCGGCATCTCAGGACCATCCTGCGAAAAGGTGTCTGCCTGGATGCCACCTCGGGCGGCTGGAAGATGAGCAGCACCAGCACCAATACCTGGTTCAGCAAGATCGCCCTGTCGCAACACATCATCCGATCGATCTACCCGGAGACCATGAGCCGGGCCGCCGCCAGGGCCGACTCCGTCCATGCCGAGTGGCAGCGACAGGCCGGTTGCGGGGCCTTCGCCATGTGCGACCAGATCCGCAGCGATTCCGGCATCACCTGCGGCAGCCGCTATTATCCCCGCGGCGTGACCGCCGTCCTCTGGATGAACGAAACGAAAACAACCCGGCGTCAGTGA
- a CDS encoding glycosyl hydrolase family 8 produces the protein METKDHSPKGAFETGVHRNLFAEWLGISEDAIQARLEEAWQHYFYGDDETERVYYPDGDSACLMDIANDDARSEGMSYGMMIAVQLDHQAEFDRLWKWTKTHMYHSDGELAGYFAWHCRRNGTRISEGPAPDGEEWFAMALFFAARRWGSGEGIFNYEAEANAILEVMLHKSDEGRENVISMFDRDSRQVRFVPARPWAGVTDPSYHLPAFYELWGRWAARDRDFWLKAAATSRELFRKAAHPATGLMPDYSYFDGAPKMHQGHEDFRYDAWRTLSNVALDHAWFAADPWQVEQSNRVLDFLTQFRDAPAGVFTLDGRVISSSASRGLMAMAAVAGLAADREKAEPFVRRLWEAPLPSGHYRYYDGMLTFFGLLQVGGHFRIHRNHGPDTQ, from the coding sequence ATGGAAACAAAAGACCACTCGCCCAAAGGGGCCTTTGAAACCGGCGTCCATCGTAATCTCTTCGCCGAGTGGCTGGGGATCTCCGAGGACGCGATTCAGGCCAGGCTTGAGGAAGCCTGGCAACACTACTTCTACGGGGACGACGAGACCGAGCGCGTCTACTATCCCGACGGCGACTCGGCCTGCCTGATGGACATCGCCAACGATGATGCCCGCAGCGAAGGCATGTCCTACGGGATGATGATCGCGGTCCAGCTCGACCACCAGGCCGAGTTTGACCGGCTCTGGAAGTGGACCAAGACCCATATGTACCACTCCGATGGCGAGCTGGCCGGCTACTTCGCCTGGCACTGCCGGCGCAACGGGACCCGGATCAGTGAGGGTCCGGCCCCGGACGGCGAGGAGTGGTTCGCCATGGCGCTGTTTTTCGCAGCACGCCGATGGGGCTCCGGCGAGGGCATCTTCAACTACGAGGCCGAGGCCAATGCCATCCTCGAGGTCATGCTCCACAAGAGCGATGAGGGCCGCGAAAACGTCATCAGCATGTTCGACCGGGATTCACGCCAGGTCCGCTTCGTCCCGGCACGTCCATGGGCCGGGGTGACCGATCCCTCCTACCACCTGCCGGCCTTCTACGAACTGTGGGGGCGCTGGGCGGCGCGCGACCGAGACTTCTGGCTCAAGGCCGCCGCGACCAGCCGCGAGCTTTTCCGCAAGGCCGCCCACCCCGCGACCGGCCTGATGCCGGACTATTCCTACTTCGACGGTGCCCCGAAGATGCACCAGGGTCACGAGGATTTCCGCTACGATGCCTGGCGGACCCTCTCCAACGTCGCCCTCGACCACGCCTGGTTTGCCGCCGATCCCTGGCAGGTCGAGCAGAGCAACCGCGTCCTGGATTTCCTCACCCAATTCAGGGACGCGCCGGCCGGCGTCTTCACCCTGGACGGCCGGGTCATCTCCAGCTCCGCCTCACGGGGTCTCATGGCCATGGCCGCAGTGGCCGGTCTGGCCGCCGATCGCGAGAAGGCCGAACCTTTTGTCCGAAGGCTCTGGGAGGCTCCCCTGCCCTCCGGACATTACCGTTACTACGATGGCATGCTGACTTTTTTCGGCCTGCTTCAGGTCGGCGGACACTTCCGGATTCACCGTAACCATGGACCGGATACGCAATGA
- a CDS encoding MFS transporter: protein MDHYTQRLSFREKAGYSLGDSGANFVFQVLMAYQFFFFTNVMGISPVAAGILFGIGRIFDAFTDPLMGVIADRTKHRWGRFRPWLIWSALPFAAIFWLTFTTPDFSPDGKLIYAYVMYFLLMAVYTVNNVPYCALNGVMTGDVNERTSLSTYRFVAVTLTTFVVQGFTWPLVAKLGAGDDARGWSLTIGIFAIITIFLFLIAFLASKERVQPDPEQQASALEDIKDALKNKPWVILFSATLLIFIMLVVRGGSLTFFMNDYVDHDALFGFLGSLNLVVPTDGVFTWWQSVLDTFGLLVATDHSNIPNVAYAFFNMAGTPSTLIGVLLSKPLSERFGKRAVFVTCLLLTAASTLWLLFIPADHVGLMLVQGLSWGACYGPTIPLLWSMIADTVDYSEWQTGRRATGFMFAGVVFALKFGLGVGGMIGGVLLGLYGYDSSAALTETAVLGIRHSATLYPALMIVAAAVILLFYPISKELNIRIGDELADRRKKFASE from the coding sequence ATGGATCACTACACCCAACGTCTCTCCTTCAGGGAGAAGGCCGGCTACAGCCTCGGCGACTCGGGCGCGAATTTCGTGTTCCAGGTCCTGATGGCCTACCAGTTCTTCTTTTTCACCAACGTCATGGGCATCAGCCCGGTCGCCGCCGGCATTCTTTTCGGAATCGGTCGCATCTTTGATGCATTCACCGATCCGCTCATGGGCGTGATCGCCGACCGGACCAAGCATCGCTGGGGCCGGTTCCGTCCCTGGCTCATCTGGTCGGCCCTGCCCTTCGCCGCCATCTTCTGGCTCACCTTCACCACGCCGGATTTCTCACCCGACGGGAAACTCATCTACGCCTACGTGATGTATTTCCTGCTCATGGCGGTCTACACGGTCAACAACGTCCCCTACTGCGCCCTGAACGGCGTCATGACCGGCGATGTCAACGAGCGGACCAGTCTGTCGACCTACCGCTTCGTCGCGGTCACCCTGACGACCTTCGTCGTGCAGGGATTCACCTGGCCGCTGGTGGCCAAACTCGGGGCGGGCGACGACGCGCGCGGGTGGTCCCTGACCATCGGGATATTCGCGATCATCACGATTTTCCTGTTCCTCATCGCCTTCCTCGCTTCGAAGGAGCGGGTTCAGCCTGATCCCGAACAACAGGCCTCCGCCCTCGAGGACATCAAGGACGCCCTGAAGAACAAACCGTGGGTCATCCTATTTTCCGCAACGCTTCTGATCTTCATCATGCTCGTGGTGCGGGGCGGCTCCCTGACTTTCTTCATGAACGACTATGTCGACCATGATGCCCTTTTCGGATTCCTCGGTAGCCTGAACCTGGTGGTGCCGACCGACGGGGTCTTCACCTGGTGGCAGTCCGTCCTCGACACCTTCGGGCTGCTCGTCGCGACCGATCATTCCAATATTCCGAATGTCGCTTACGCCTTTTTCAACATGGCCGGCACCCCTTCGACCCTCATCGGCGTGCTTCTCTCCAAACCCCTGTCCGAACGGTTCGGCAAACGAGCGGTCTTTGTGACCTGCCTTCTGCTCACCGCGGCCTCGACCCTCTGGCTGCTCTTTATTCCGGCCGATCATGTCGGCCTGATGCTGGTTCAGGGCCTTTCCTGGGGTGCCTGCTACGGGCCGACCATTCCCCTGCTCTGGTCCATGATCGCCGACACCGTCGATTATTCCGAATGGCAGACCGGCCGCCGGGCGACCGGTTTCATGTTCGCCGGTGTGGTCTTCGCCCTGAAATTCGGCCTCGGCGTCGGCGGGATGATCGGTGGAGTCCTTCTCGGACTCTACGGCTACGACTCAAGCGCCGCCCTGACCGAGACGGCCGTTCTCGGCATCCGCCATTCCGCGACCCTTTATCCCGCACTGATGATTGTGGCCGCGGCCGTCATTCTGCTTTTCTATCCGATCTCCAAGGAATTGAATATCCGCATCGGCGACGAACTCGCCGACCGGCGGAAGAAATTCGCTTCCGAGTGA
- a CDS encoding tetratricopeptide repeat protein, whose protein sequence is MQPGSRGFIQRLDPWGYVALIFILALFCYWPALNGELLWDDPAHVTRPDQQSWGGLIRIWTHPFATQQYYPVLHSVFWFEHRLWGDSTLGYHLANVLQHAASACLLAFFLRRLRTTPTESRDARPPGDARASLPAGAEWVAALLFVSHPKCVESVAWISEQKNTLSLLLLLAAAFTWLAYIETRRLSSWVLATFFFMMALGSKTATVVLPPSLLVVLWWRNGSLSWRKDILPLAPWFLLSVTAGLTTAWVEKNMIGADGEEFALTLVERTLLAGRIVWFYLSSQFWPVNHAFFYSLWDVPAEAPGWTGYLAACIVLTVALWLIRKRTRGPLATWLLFVGSLFPVLGFFNIFPFIFSYVADHFQYIATACFVTGTAIGTTILLNGRPRVVNRFGWSIVGCLILVFAGLSHDLSRRYQNNETLCRASIAEVPDNWMSHRVLAWALSKDPDRGSEAIQEYEISLQLNPDSPDSLHGLALLLARSPDRRAEAIGLYRRAIELRPHFAESHYALAFELEKDPDRLNETIAHLEVALAAKPKLAPAHLLLAKALSQIPDRQSEAFFHFEEAVRLDPDSAEAQFAMANALVLAPGRLDDAIAHYEAALRLDPEAAVVHYNLGTALALTRGRMSEAITQFESAIRIRPDYAEAHANLADALATQPGRLPEALTHYEEALRIKPDLARVHFSLAMRLATLPGRQDDAIRHAEAGLALDPVNLEARNGLAILYVQVGRLRDARAQWEKAVELDPDYEAARENLRRLDQMTRPQ, encoded by the coding sequence ATGCAGCCAGGTTCCAGGGGATTCATCCAGCGACTCGACCCGTGGGGATACGTCGCGTTGATCTTCATCCTGGCCCTGTTCTGTTATTGGCCGGCGCTCAACGGCGAGCTTCTCTGGGACGATCCCGCCCACGTCACCCGCCCTGACCAGCAATCCTGGGGCGGCCTCATCCGCATCTGGACCCACCCCTTCGCCACTCAGCAGTATTACCCGGTGCTGCACAGCGTATTCTGGTTTGAACACCGCCTGTGGGGGGACTCGACGCTGGGTTACCATCTCGCCAACGTTCTCCAGCACGCGGCCTCGGCCTGCCTCCTTGCCTTTTTCCTGCGCCGGCTTCGGACGACACCAACCGAATCGAGGGATGCCCGGCCGCCCGGCGACGCCCGGGCATCATTGCCGGCGGGTGCCGAGTGGGTGGCGGCCCTCCTTTTCGTCTCACATCCCAAATGTGTCGAATCAGTGGCGTGGATCAGTGAGCAGAAGAACACGCTTTCCCTCCTCCTCCTCCTGGCCGCCGCCTTCACCTGGCTCGCCTATATTGAAACACGCCGGCTCTCTTCGTGGGTGCTTGCCACCTTCTTCTTCATGATGGCACTGGGCAGCAAGACCGCCACGGTTGTTCTTCCTCCATCCCTGCTCGTCGTGCTTTGGTGGAGAAACGGCTCTTTGTCCTGGCGGAAGGACATCCTGCCGCTGGCTCCGTGGTTCCTTCTCTCGGTGACGGCCGGCCTGACCACCGCCTGGGTGGAGAAGAACATGATCGGGGCCGACGGGGAAGAATTCGCGCTGACCCTGGTCGAGCGCACGCTTCTGGCCGGTCGGATCGTCTGGTTCTACCTGTCGTCCCAGTTCTGGCCGGTCAATCACGCCTTCTTCTACTCTCTTTGGGATGTGCCGGCCGAAGCGCCCGGATGGACGGGCTACCTGGCCGCCTGCATCGTCCTGACCGTGGCACTCTGGCTGATCCGAAAACGAACGCGGGGTCCACTGGCAACCTGGTTGCTCTTCGTCGGCTCCCTTTTTCCGGTTCTCGGGTTTTTCAATATATTCCCGTTCATTTTCTCCTACGTGGCCGATCATTTCCAATACATCGCCACGGCATGCTTCGTTACCGGGACGGCCATCGGCACGACCATCCTGCTCAACGGAAGACCCAGGGTCGTCAACCGGTTCGGATGGTCGATCGTCGGATGTCTCATCCTCGTTTTCGCCGGCCTTTCGCACGACCTGAGCCGGCGCTATCAGAACAACGAAACCCTCTGCCGAGCCTCGATTGCCGAAGTTCCGGACAATTGGATGTCTCATCGGGTTCTGGCCTGGGCGCTCTCAAAGGATCCCGACCGCGGTTCCGAGGCGATTCAGGAGTATGAGATCTCTCTGCAGCTGAATCCGGATTCTCCCGATTCGTTGCACGGCCTGGCGCTTCTGCTGGCCCGCTCTCCGGACCGCCGGGCCGAAGCCATCGGACTCTACAGACGGGCAATCGAGCTGCGCCCCCACTTTGCAGAGTCCCATTACGCCCTCGCTTTCGAACTTGAGAAAGACCCGGATCGCCTGAATGAGACGATTGCCCATCTGGAAGTGGCGCTCGCCGCCAAGCCCAAGCTCGCCCCGGCCCACCTTCTGCTGGCCAAAGCCCTTTCCCAGATCCCCGATCGCCAGTCGGAAGCTTTCTTTCATTTTGAGGAAGCCGTGCGCTTGGATCCCGATTCCGCCGAGGCCCAGTTCGCCATGGCCAACGCGCTGGTTCTGGCTCCCGGCCGGCTGGACGATGCGATTGCCCATTACGAGGCGGCGCTGCGACTCGACCCGGAAGCTGCCGTGGTCCACTACAACCTCGGCACGGCGCTTGCCCTGACCCGGGGCCGGATGTCCGAGGCCATCACCCAATTCGAATCAGCCATTCGAATCCGCCCGGATTATGCCGAGGCCCACGCCAATCTGGCTGATGCCCTGGCGACTCAGCCCGGTCGTCTTCCCGAAGCTCTCACCCACTATGAGGAGGCACTCCGGATCAAACCCGACCTGGCCCGGGTTCACTTCAGTCTCGCGATGCGCCTCGCCACCCTGCCTGGTCGCCAGGACGACGCCATCCGACACGCCGAGGCGGGCCTCGCCCTCGATCCGGTCAACCTCGAGGCGCGCAACGGTCTCGCCATCCTTTACGTCCAGGTCGGTCGGCTCAGGGATGCCCGCGCCCAGTGGGAAAAGGCGGTGGAGCTTGATCCCGATTACGAAGCCGCCCGGGAAAACCTGCGAAGACTGGATCAGATGACGCGGCCGCAGTGA